CGCTCGATGTCGAGCGTGGCCACCGCGGTCTGATCGGCCAGCCGGCGGATCTCGCGGGCCACGACGATGAACCCCTGGCCATATTCCCCGGCCTTCTCTGCCTCGATGGCGGCGTTGATCGAGAGGAGGTTGGTCTGGTCGGCAACTTTCGTGATCGTCGTGATCACCATGTTGATGTCCTCCGCCCGTTCACGGATCAGGGCGAGGCGCTCGGTGAACTCGGCGGTCGATTCCTCGAGGCGGGTCATCGTCTCGCCGATGCCGGCGATGTCGGTCCTGCCGGCGCTGGCGACCTGGGCCGTCTCGGCAGCGACCGTGGCGACTTCGTTCATCGTGCCGAGGAGCTCGTGACCGGTGACGGCGATCTGCCGGCTGGCGACCGCGGCCTGGCTGGTGCTCGAGCCGAGCGACTGGATCGCCTGGCGTTGGCGTTCGCCCGCCGCCGACAGGCTCCGCGTGGTGTCGTCGAGCTCGTGCCCCGCCCGCTTCACCTCGCTGACCAGACCGCGGAGGCTGCCGGTCATCCGGCCGATGTCGCGGAGCAACTGTCCTGATTCGTCGCCTCCGCGGGTATCGAGCTGGCCGGTCAGGTCGCCGGCGGCGACGCGGCGGGCCATCGCGGTCGCCTGATCGACCCGTCGCGTGAACCGGGTCGCCAGCCAGGCCAGGAAGAGGAGCAGCACCGCGAACACCGGCGCTGCCAGGGCCGCGAGACCGAAGAGCGACGCCCGTGCCGGGGCGAGGATCGCCCGTTCGGGAAACACCGACACGACCTCCCAGTCGGCGGTCTCCGACCGGGCGCTCGCCACCAGGCGGCGGCCTCCGTGATCGGCATCGACGAAGGATACGAACGAGCCCGGCGACAGGTCGAGTTGCCCGAGCGTCTCCGCCAGCGTGCCGCGCGGGTCGCCGTCGGGCCGCGCGTCGGTTGCCGTCGATGCCAGCACCCGACCTGAGCTGCTGAAGACGAGGATGTCGCCGGCCGGGACACCGACGCCGAGGGACCCCGTCGCGAACGGAGCCTCGCGCTCGAGGACCCGCTGCAACTCGGCCTCCAGATCGGCGAGTGACCGTTCGACCGACGCCGCCCCGGCGAACCGCTCGGCACGCACGATCGGGTGGACATGCTCGACCACCAACCGTCCCCCGATCAGGCGCGGTTCGGCGACGAGGGTCTTGTCGGGGCATGTCGGATCGAGATGCCGCGCGCGACTGGCGGCGATCGTTCCCCCGTCGGAGGCCTCGGCCGCGATCGTCGCGTCGGGGCCGTCGCTCCGGATCCAGCGCGTGCC
The Planctomycetota bacterium genome window above contains:
- a CDS encoding methyl-accepting chemotaxis protein, with the protein product MQTPFLGIRQRLLLLGLVPAALILGVLAWLSVRQVHAVLVDMAGRTLVARSQTIAAGIERVTVEAATAARTVAQAVEEAAAGDAAALGARLARDVLVAEPRFLATAVALVDDAPATGPAGPDASGTRWIRSDGPDATIAAEASDGGTIAASRARHLDPTCPDKTLVAEPRLIGGRLVVEHVHPIVRAERFAGAASVERSLADLEAELQRVLEREAPFATGSLGVGVPAGDILVFSSSGRVLASTATDARPDGDPRGTLAETLGQLDLSPGSFVSFVDADHGGRRLVASARSETADWEVVSVFPERAILAPARASLFGLAALAAPVFAVLLLFLAWLATRFTRRVDQATAMARRVAAGDLTGQLDTRGGDESGQLLRDIGRMTGSLRGLVSEVKRAGHELDDTTRSLSAAGERQRQAIQSLGSSTSQAAVASRQIAVTGHELLGTMNEVATVAAETAQVASAGRTDIAGIGETMTRLEESTAEFTERLALIRERAEDINMVITTITKVADQTNLLSINAAIEAEKAGEYGQGFIVVAREIRRLADQTAVATLDIERLVAQMQDAVSAGVEEMDRFATDVKTGVGRVSAISGQFVEVIDKVHGLSTRFEYVNQ